A single genomic interval of Dysidea avara chromosome 6, odDysAvar1.4, whole genome shotgun sequence harbors:
- the LOC136257718 gene encoding protein NLRC3-like translates to MSVNFNIVPDGKSRDDRPELGDLFVNVIPQYAAHWEAFSAILGLKDHEIAAISNDNANQSTEGCAAMLRKWLQSVDQPTWGKLDDAISLLRPSLTGAVTDDCPDVRGNSVLSSHLKSYYINTRFITEDDQWPLEQPKHFSPLVLVHQEGKRTKKEITGMASVTMKGNIDQYISTTSSKTTKDLQEVLSQLEQSSNNERPCTLLVEGSPGIGKSVLLKQISYLWASNTLLTKSDFLFLLHLRDPTVQQMKSLECLVHHLYKYEKEAQQIVLSCVAHLLQDGGKSVTILLDGYDELPADLRQNSFIARLLQHEVLPASTIVVSSRPHVSTHLRDNVTCWVEVLGFSEEDQTHFIQQSLEGQEEKISHLKRYLTTHPTIVNLCFVPFNMTILLFLCKLQRTPKSSTDLYNLFICLTICRHLAKSGKPVEDDITDLNDLPQPYSNIIKQISQFAFKALSKNQLVFSLAEIEEFCPAIADHPNAFSLLQAVEYVGLISKTRSFNFVHFTVQEFLAAHYIASVPFDEECSILEQYFWSDIHYNAFNFYVALTSGQHPSFKQFLHRGNEVFFKDKLQCLRLYRIFQEAGDIATCKIIEAKFTDKVISLANHVLSPNNLIDLTTLLTCSSCRNWKYLDLFGCNIQDYGLRLIHRNLHNADITIDDLCLYNNNLSSASDSSLSDIIITCEVQCLDISENKNVGETSDFCTTILTHPSCVIEELIMYDNNYSTTRWAIQLLSLLRKNKTVKVLWCDTNYISDEVCGVICEVLHVNNTLRELNVQRYQPYMYGSINTEQASQLILDALKDNNTLEELTLPFYLFSEDVKKEIQQVVNDNRRKRGCDVKLKYS, encoded by the exons ATGTCCGTGAACTTTAATATTGTGCCGGATGGAAAATCAA GGGATGATAGACCAGAGCTGGGTGACCTCTTTGTCAACGTCATCCCACAATATGCAGCTCACTGGGAGGCTTTTAGTGCAATCCTTGGGTTAAAAGATCATGAAATTGCTGCCATTTCTAACGACAATGCTAACCAGTCAACTGAAGGTTGTGCAGCAATGTTGAGGAAATGGCTCCAGAGTGTTGATCAACCAACTTGGGGTAAACTGGATGATGCCATCAGCCTCCTTAGACCATCACTAACTGGTGCAGTGACTGATGATTGTCCTGATGTGAGAG GAAATAGTGTACTCTCTTCTCACCTAAAGAGCTACTACATCAATACAAGGTTCATCACTGAAGATGATCAGTGGCCACTTGAACAGCCCAAACACTTCAGTCCGCTTGTCCTAGTCCATCAAGAGGGTAAACGAACTAAGAAGGAGATCACTGGTATGGCTTCAGTTACAATGAAGGGTAACATTGATCAATACATTTCAACAACCAGCAGTAAGACTACTAAAGATCTACAAGAGGTTCTCTCCCAGTTAGAACAGTCATCCAATAATGAACGACCATGTACCCTCTTAGTAGAAGGATCTCCTGGCATAGGCAAGTCAGTGTTACTAAAGCAAATCTCATACCTGTGGGCTAGTAATACATTATTAACAAAAAGTGACTTTCTATTTCTTCTTCACCTCAGAGACCCAACTGTACAGCAAATGAAATCACTTGAATGTCTTGTCCACCACTTGTACAAGTATGAGAAAGAAGCCCAACAAATTGTTCTCTCTTGTGTTGCTCACCTACTACAAGATGGTGGAAAATCTGTCACTATACTCCTTGATGGTTACGATGAGTTGCCAGCTGACTTGAGGCAAAACAGTTTCATTGCTCGTTTGTTGCAACATGAAGTTTTACCAGCTAGCACCATAGTGGTCTCCTCTCGTCCTCATGTCTCAACACATCTTCGTGACAACGTTACTTGTTGGGTAGAGGTACTAGGGTTCTCTGAAGAAGACCAAACTCATTTCATTCAACAATCACTGGAGGGGCAAGAAGAGAAAATCTCACATCTTAAAAGATACCTTACAACTCACCCCACCATTGTTAATCTCTGTTTTGTTCCCTTCAATATGACCATCCTTCTGTTCCTTTGTAAGCTCCAAAGAACTCCAAAAAGCTCCACTGACCTGTACAACTTGTTTATCTGTCTGACCATTTGTAGACATCTTGCTAAGTCAGGAAAACCTGTGGAAGATGATATCACAGATCTTAATGACTTGCCACAACCTTACAGTAACATCATCAAACAGATCTCACAATTTGCTTTCAAAGCTTTAAGCAAAAACCAACTAGTATTCTCACTAGCTGAGATAGAGGAATTCTGCCCAGCAATTGCTGACCATCCTAATGCCTTTAGTCTCCTTCAAGCTGTGGAGTATGTTGGTTTAATAAGCAAAACTCGCTCCTTCAATTTTGTCCATTTCACCGTGCAGGAGTTCCTTGCTGCTCACTACATTGCTAGCGTTCCATTCGATGAAGAGTGCTCTATCCTCGAACAGTATTTCTGGAGTGATATACATTATAATGCTTTTAATTTCTATGTAGCCCTTACCAGTGGACAACACCCATCTTTCAAGCAGTTTCTTCATAGAGGAAATGAGGTCTTTTTCAAAGACAAGCTGCAATGTCTTCGTCTCTACAGAATCTTCCAGGAGGCTGGTGATATAGCAACTTGTAAAATTATTGAGGCAAAGTTTACTGATAAAGTAATCAGCTTAGCAAACCATGTTCTGTCACCTAATAACTTGATTGATCTAACAACATTACTAACCTGCTCCTCCTGTAGAAACTGGAAGTACCTTGATTTGTTTGGGTGCAATATTCAAGATTATGGACTCCGATTAATACACCGTAATCTACACAATGCTGACATCACAATAGATGATCTCTGTCTGTACAACAATAATCTTTCGTCAGCTTCAGACAGCTCCCTCAGTGATATCATCATTACCTGTGAGGTGCAATGTTTGGATATAAGTGAAAACAAAAATGTTGGAGAAACGTCAGACTTCTGCACCACCATACTAACTCATCCTTCATGTGTGATAGAGGAACTGATAATGTACGATAACAACTACTCCACCACAAGATGGGCAATACAGTTGTTGTCTTTATTGAGGAAAAATAAGACAGTGAAGGTGCTGTGGTGTGATACTAACTACATTTCTGATGAAGTGTGTGGTGTGATCTGTGAGGTATTACATGTCAATAATACCCTGAGGGAGCTGAATGTGCAGCGATATCAACCATATATGTATGGTAGCATAAATACTGAACAAGCCTCACAACTGATCCTGGATGCTCTCAAAGACAATAATACTTTAGAAGAGCTGACCCTTCCCTTCTATTTATTTTCTGAAGATGTCAAAAAGGAGATACAGCAAGTTGTTAATGATAACCGAAGGAAACGAGGATGTGATGTAAAGCTGAAATATAGCTAG